In a genomic window of Cyclopterus lumpus isolate fCycLum1 chromosome 13, fCycLum1.pri, whole genome shotgun sequence:
- the LOC117741427 gene encoding arfaptin-2-like isoform X1, whose product MADSIMSKAATMEIPINSNGDTGTLPEDDSLEQDLQQVMVSGPNLNETSIVSGGYGGPAGGIIPTSSIKGPAVRFNPEYLDRRRAHAPGPDIRMKSRGAGLSKSQSAASQLAQHTDQHPGSSNNNTGNSTEEVSRGVAVEKLDSVKKWGINTYKCTKQMFSERFGRGSRTVDLELEAQIDVLRETKNKYENILRLATALISHFQSMVQTQQALGDSFTELSQKSPELQDEFGYNAETQKLLCRNGEALLSAINFFVSSIDTLVNKTMEDTLMTIKLYENTRLEFDAYRSDLEELSLSPRDAAAMVRIEMAQHDYQIHRDKYERLRSDVTIKLKFLEENKVKVMHKQLLLFHNAISAYFAGNQEQLEQTLIQFNVKLKPPGSDKPSWLEEQ is encoded by the exons ATGGCAGACAGTATCATGAGCAAGGCTGCCACCATGGAGATCCCCATTAACAGCAATGGAGACACAGGGACTCTGCCAGAGGATGACAGTCTGGAGCAG GATTTGCAGCAGGTGATGGTGTCTGGACCCAACCTGAATGAAACCAGCATTGTCTCAGGAGGTTATGGAGGACCTGCAGGGGGCATCATTCCTACCAGCAGCATCAAAG GGCCTGCAGTTCGCTTCAACCCTGAGTATCTGGACAGGAGACGAGCCCATGCACCAGGACCAG ACATTCGCATGAAATCCAGGGGTGCTGGCTTGTCTAAAAGCCAATCTGCAGCCAGTCAACTTGCCCAGCACACAGACCAGCATCCAG GGTCCTCGAACAATAACACTGGTAACTCCACTGAAGAAGTTTCTCGGGGTGTGGCAGTGGAGAAATTGGACAGTGTTAAGAAATGGGGCATAAACACATACAAG TGTACAAAGCAGATGTTCTCCGAGAGATTTGGCAGAGGTTCAAGAACAGTCGACCTGGAACTGGAGGCTCAGATTGACGTGTTAAGGGAGACCAAGAACAAGTATGAAAACATCCTAAGACTGGCCACTGCACTCATCAGTCATTTTCAAAGCATGGTGCAGACACAACAGGCTCTAGGAGACAGCTTCACCGAGCTCAGTCAGAAGTCCCCAGAGTTGCAG GACGAGTTTGGGTATAATGCAGAAACACAAAAGCTGTTGTGTAGGAATGGCGAGGCGCTGCTTAGTGCCATCAACTTCTTTGTGTCCAGCATCGACACCCTTGTCAACAAAACAATGGAGGATACTCTGATGACCATTAAGCTGTATGAAAACACAAG ACTTGAGTTTGATGCCTATCGCTCTGATCTGGAGGAGCTTAGTTTGAGCCCCAGGGATGCAGCTGCCATGGTCCGCATTGAGATGGCTCAGCATGATTACCAGATCCACAGAGACAAATATGAAAGGCTGCGTAGTGATGTCACCATCAAGCTCAAATTCCTGGAGGAAAACAAG gTGAAGGTTATGCACAAGCAGCTGCTTCTCTTCCATAATGCTATCTCCGCTTACTTTGCTGGCAACCAGGAGCAGTTGGAACAAACTCTAATACAGTTCAATGTAAAGTTAAAGCCCCCCGGATCAGACAAGCCATCCTGGCTGGAGGAGCAGTAA
- the LOC117741427 gene encoding arfaptin-2-like isoform X2 — protein sequence MADSIMSKAATMEIPINSNGDTGTLPEDDSLEQDLQQVMVSGPNLNETSIVSGGYGGPAGGIIPTSSIKDIRMKSRGAGLSKSQSAASQLAQHTDQHPGSSNNNTGNSTEEVSRGVAVEKLDSVKKWGINTYKCTKQMFSERFGRGSRTVDLELEAQIDVLRETKNKYENILRLATALISHFQSMVQTQQALGDSFTELSQKSPELQDEFGYNAETQKLLCRNGEALLSAINFFVSSIDTLVNKTMEDTLMTIKLYENTRLEFDAYRSDLEELSLSPRDAAAMVRIEMAQHDYQIHRDKYERLRSDVTIKLKFLEENKVKVMHKQLLLFHNAISAYFAGNQEQLEQTLIQFNVKLKPPGSDKPSWLEEQ from the exons ATGGCAGACAGTATCATGAGCAAGGCTGCCACCATGGAGATCCCCATTAACAGCAATGGAGACACAGGGACTCTGCCAGAGGATGACAGTCTGGAGCAG GATTTGCAGCAGGTGATGGTGTCTGGACCCAACCTGAATGAAACCAGCATTGTCTCAGGAGGTTATGGAGGACCTGCAGGGGGCATCATTCCTACCAGCAGCATCAAAG ACATTCGCATGAAATCCAGGGGTGCTGGCTTGTCTAAAAGCCAATCTGCAGCCAGTCAACTTGCCCAGCACACAGACCAGCATCCAG GGTCCTCGAACAATAACACTGGTAACTCCACTGAAGAAGTTTCTCGGGGTGTGGCAGTGGAGAAATTGGACAGTGTTAAGAAATGGGGCATAAACACATACAAG TGTACAAAGCAGATGTTCTCCGAGAGATTTGGCAGAGGTTCAAGAACAGTCGACCTGGAACTGGAGGCTCAGATTGACGTGTTAAGGGAGACCAAGAACAAGTATGAAAACATCCTAAGACTGGCCACTGCACTCATCAGTCATTTTCAAAGCATGGTGCAGACACAACAGGCTCTAGGAGACAGCTTCACCGAGCTCAGTCAGAAGTCCCCAGAGTTGCAG GACGAGTTTGGGTATAATGCAGAAACACAAAAGCTGTTGTGTAGGAATGGCGAGGCGCTGCTTAGTGCCATCAACTTCTTTGTGTCCAGCATCGACACCCTTGTCAACAAAACAATGGAGGATACTCTGATGACCATTAAGCTGTATGAAAACACAAG ACTTGAGTTTGATGCCTATCGCTCTGATCTGGAGGAGCTTAGTTTGAGCCCCAGGGATGCAGCTGCCATGGTCCGCATTGAGATGGCTCAGCATGATTACCAGATCCACAGAGACAAATATGAAAGGCTGCGTAGTGATGTCACCATCAAGCTCAAATTCCTGGAGGAAAACAAG gTGAAGGTTATGCACAAGCAGCTGCTTCTCTTCCATAATGCTATCTCCGCTTACTTTGCTGGCAACCAGGAGCAGTTGGAACAAACTCTAATACAGTTCAATGTAAAGTTAAAGCCCCCCGGATCAGACAAGCCATCCTGGCTGGAGGAGCAGTAA